A window from Rhea pennata isolate bPtePen1 chromosome 1, bPtePen1.pri, whole genome shotgun sequence encodes these proteins:
- the MED4 gene encoding mediator of RNA polymerase II transcription subunit 4: protein MAAASGEGGERSSTRDRLLAALEDLELLARELIEILAISRNQKLPQPGEESQILELLIQRDGEFQELMKLAVDQGKIHHEMQLLEKVVEKRDSDIQQLQKQLKEAEHILATAVYQAKEKLKSIEKARKGAISSEEIIKYAHRISASNAVCAPLTWVPGDPRRPYPTDLEMRSGLLGQMNNPSTNGVNGHLPGDALAAGRLPDVLAPQYPWQSSDMSMNMLPPNHSNDFMLEPPGHNKENEDDVEVMSTDSSSSSSDSD, encoded by the exons AtggcggcggcgagcggcgagGGCGGGGAGCGCAGCAGCACCCGGGACCGGCTCCTGGCGGCGCTGGAGGATCTCGAGCTCTTGGCCAG AGAATTAATTGAAATTTTGGCGATTTCAAGAAACCAGAAGCTTCCACAACCAGGAGAAGAGAGCCAG ATCCTGGAGCTGCTGATTCAGAGAGATGGAGAGTTTCAAGAGCTAATGAAGCTGGCAGTTGATCAGGGGAAAATCCATCATGAAATGCAACTTTTAGAAAAGGTAGTAGAAAAAAGGGATAGTGAtattcagcagctgcagaaacaaCTAAAAGAAGCAGAGCACATACTG GCAACAGCTGTTTATCAAGCAAAGGAGAAATTGAAATCAAttgaaaaggcaagaaaag GTGCCATTTCctctgaagaaataattaaatatgcCCATAGGATCAGTGCTAGCAATGCTGTTTGTGCCCCTCTGACATGGGTACCAG GGGACCCACGAAGGCCATATCCTACCGATCTGGAAATGAGGAGTGGCCTCCTGGGTCAGATGAACAACCCATCCACCAATGGAGTTAATGGACACTTACCAGGGGATGCACTTGCAGCAGGCAGACTGCCAG ATGTGCTTGCTCCTCAGTATCCTTGGCAGTCAAGCGATATGTCAATGAACATGCTACCTCCTAATCATAGTAATGACTTTATGTTGGAGCCTCCAGGACACAATAAAGAGAATGAAGATGATGTAGAAGTTATGTCAACAGACTCctcaagcagcagcagtgactCAGATTAG